TTCCTGTTCCAAGCGAATTTGGAGCGGATTACCCTGAACTCAAACCCCAAAAAGAATAGGCTTTTCTTATGCACATGCAAAATAGTTGTCTTTTCCTTATTGATGGTAAGCCCCATCCGTGTCATTAATGAATCGATATAAGCCAGTATTTCCCTACTGTAATAGTAAGTACCCATCTGTACAAAATAATCAGCATAACGGACTATGCGAATGTTGCCCTTGGCAAACTTACTATTTGGACTATTAACAATGCGGTCAAAAGCATGCAGGTAAATATTCGACAGCAATGGACTGATAACTCCTCCTAGCGGAGTGTCTGCCTTGGATGTCAGAAGCTTCCCGTTCTTTAATTGTTTGGGTGCTTTCAGCCATTGCTTAATAATATTCAAAATCCCGTTGTCACTGATACGCTCTTTGAGCAGTACAAACAGCTTATCATGAGGGATGGTATCAAAGTATTTCGACAAATCTGTGTCATAAATAAAATGATGCCCTTCATAAATGTTCTTCTTGATTTGCTTGATCGCATCATGTGCTCCACGCTTTGGTCTAAATCCATACGAAGTTTCTTCAAAGTCGGCTTCCCAGAGTGGCTCTATTAACATCTTTACTGCCATTTGTGCAACTCTATCTCTAATGGTTGGAATTCCCAATTTTCGAAACTCGCCTTTCTTTTCCTTCGGGATTGATAATTCGGCTTGGTCATTTGAACATACCGAGCTTCAGCGATAATCCTCACGAATATAACTGTCAGCAGTTCTTCTAAACGAACAGCAAATTATTGCGATAAGTGAAAGTAAAACCAAGTTTACTTGGATTATGCTGAATGAAGCAATAATCTTAACAAAAATTATTTAGGTAGGATTTGCACCTAGTGAATTACCACAGCTTCGTGGCACACCAACGGTTGTGCTATGCATCGTAGCTTTGTGTTGCACCTGCGGCAAAGCTATGATGTATGAACACGTGTTACGAAACGTTATTTATTACAAGTCCATATGGTATCTTTTCTGTCTTTTGGGTAATTACAATACCACATATTTAAATTATCTTTCGAACGATAATATGCGTAAAATGCGATACAGTCTTCACTACAATCACCGTTTTTGCCTGTACCATCTCCATAAATTTCATGTTTTTTATCTTCCTTATGCTCAATGTAATATTCAGTGCAAGTGGTTTTTTCAAAAAATGAAATAAAAAACCTTTCAATCCTCATTGTAGAATCACAAATGAATGAATCAGTTGCTAAATAGTCTCGGCAAGAAAACTCATGTTTTCAAAAATAGGCGAGTAGAATATCGCCAAACGTGAACTTTATTTTTGTTGATGATGGTGATTTTATGTGTCAAAGCTGATTTTTATTGCAAAACACGACCCTGCGCATAATATTTTGCCAATTTTGTTGATTATTGGGCATAATTCTCCCCCTTGTGTTACATAAGACGCACATATTCAAAACATTACTAGGCTGCTATTTTGTTCTGCTCGCCTGTATCAGAACTACTCCGTGCTCGATGGATTAATTCGGCACCAATCTTTCTTAGATTGTAGGCGCTAACGGCTAAGCCAACATACCTTTTGAAGTTGTGGTATCCGCGATCCGGACAACGATCTAGTCCCCTGTGCTCCAATTCGTTAATGTTTGATTCGATGGCACTATGTTTGTTGCGCAGCTTCTTGAAAACGGTTTGACGCTCCTGCTCTGCTTCTTCTTGGTTACATTTGCCTTTCTTGGGAAGCACAAGGTTCTTAACCGCTCCCAACAATAATGTTTTATTGTTTTTGTTCCAATACCCCTTATCGAAACTCCAACTTTCTATTGTAAACCGTTTCGATAGTCTTTTTGTTAACTTCGGAACAATCTCTGAATCAGATTCATGATCCATTATCTGGTAATCGACAATTAAATTAAACTGGTCGGTGGTTATTCCTGCTTTTTTGCCCAGTTCGATATTCGGACGCATTTTACCTTTGGTCACCCATTCGGTATATTCTTCGAATATGGAAAACATTTTCTCGCTATGGGGTATGGCTTCCCCTTTTATAGTCCGCCTTTCAAGCAAGTTGATATGCTTAACCAATAGTGACATGAAATGTTCGAGCTCTATCACTGTGACCTGATCCGCAATATCTTCCTGAGGAAAGCTGTCTTTTGAATTTTCTAATTTGTTCAGCAAAGCTTTAGCTTTTGCAAGGTAGACTCGCGCCGCTGTTCTTATTCTGTCTTGTTTCCCTTTTCCGCCCGAAGCGCTTGCCCGACCTAGTGCCCGCATTTTGTTCTTCAGGTCTTTACGCCAGTCATACACTTTGCGCCATCCAGGTAAATCGTGATTTTTCTGGAGCTTGTTGACCATGTCGATGCATTTCCGCGCGCAGTCCCATAACAGGTTGTAGTCAGTAGGGAAGTGAACATTGCTTTCCACAACAAAACTATCGGTTTTTAAGGACAATGCTGCCGCCTCTTTTTTTTTAAATACCTCGTGGCCAAATGCCACAATAACATTGTTGAGTTCTTTTACCGTTTCGTCCGTTAGTAGACCGACGTTGTCGATAATACATTGATATCCAATCTTTTGCTTTTCATACCCAAAGCTGCTCTCGATGCCCATTATTTGGCGTATCAATGTATGGTGATTGGCCATGTCGTGTAGATCGTCATAGCTAATATTTTGACAAAGACGCACTTGTGACAAAACAAAGATTTGCCACAGGTCCATTCCGGGACGACCTGTATGTTTCTTTTCCGAGCGTATCGCCTTGTCCAATATCTCAAAGACCTTCTCGTTCCAGTTTGGGTTGGCAAATATTTCTTTTAACGCAGCACATAGTCCGGGTAGAGCCCCACTTCTTTTTGCTGTCGGTATGATCGTTTCTTGAATTGGAAGACTTCCCAGTTTCAATTGTTGTTCGAATCTTTTTCTCATGCTTGAACCTCTTTGTGCTTTAGCTCCGAAATAACCAAATCTAAAACCATTAATAGGTTGAATATCTGCAAAATAACCCAACTACACAAGCTATATTCACTAAAGATTCAAACAAGTTTTCAACATCAAAAAACAGATTTACAATTGATTATACGTTTTCTTGCAAGGACTAAATAGCTAGAATTATATAAATAATTGTTTATTAGACTATCATAAGTATTCTGTTTATTTTTTTGCTTTTCTATTAATACTGTCTCATTAAGCCGATAGGTACCTACACTATGAAGACTAGTAATACTCACAAAACGAGTAAGGTGTTCTAAGCGATACATATCACCGTCCTTTGTTTTATCAGATGTACAAGCAATTAAGAGCATTAAAGCTATAAATATTAAATTTTTCATACTATTAATTCTACTTTAACAGATTTATTGCTTTGAATAACAGAGGTCTATGTCACGCTGTCGCTTTTCATGTCGCTGCTGCAGTTTTTCCAGCATCCGTTCATCGGTCATTTCACGATAAAATTTGTATACCATAAAATCCATAATGTCTCTTGCCGACAACAATGGGACTTCGTCTTGATTCAATAGTTTTTCTTTCAGCATAAAGCTGCCCACCATTAAGTTGAGGGC
This portion of the Saccharicrinis fermentans DSM 9555 = JCM 21142 genome encodes:
- a CDS encoding reverse transcriptase domain-containing protein — protein: MPKEKKGEFRKLGIPTIRDRVAQMAVKMLIEPLWEADFEETSYGFRPKRGAHDAIKQIKKNIYEGHHFIYDTDLSKYFDTIPHDKLFVLLKERISDNGILNIIKQWLKAPKQLKNGKLLTSKADTPLGGVISPLLSNIYLHAFDRIVNSPNSKFAKGNIRIVRYADYFVQMGTYYYSREILAYIDSLMTRMGLTINKEKTTILHVHKKSLFFLGFEFRVIRSKFAWNRKNYTNVRPSMKSRSKLFANIRELLAKRRHWKIEPLLYKLNSLLIGWLNYFSISKVTHIWETIKVIIKHLDYKLFKWLKSKGRKAHKSLRQRPYSTFVQSKRLLDLEKYARLKTLAKAQ
- a CDS encoding ISNCY family transposase gives rise to the protein MRKRFEQQLKLGSLPIQETIIPTAKRSGALPGLCAALKEIFANPNWNEKVFEILDKAIRSEKKHTGRPGMDLWQIFVLSQVRLCQNISYDDLHDMANHHTLIRQIMGIESSFGYEKQKIGYQCIIDNVGLLTDETVKELNNVIVAFGHEVFKKKEAAALSLKTDSFVVESNVHFPTDYNLLWDCARKCIDMVNKLQKNHDLPGWRKVYDWRKDLKNKMRALGRASASGGKGKQDRIRTAARVYLAKAKALLNKLENSKDSFPQEDIADQVTVIELEHFMSLLVKHINLLERRTIKGEAIPHSEKMFSIFEEYTEWVTKGKMRPNIELGKKAGITTDQFNLIVDYQIMDHESDSEIVPKLTKRLSKRFTIESWSFDKGYWNKNNKTLLLGAVKNLVLPKKGKCNQEEAEQERQTVFKKLRNKHSAIESNINELEHRGLDRCPDRGYHNFKRYVGLAVSAYNLRKIGAELIHRARSSSDTGEQNKIAA